The Montipora foliosa isolate CH-2021 chromosome 1, ASM3666993v2, whole genome shotgun sequence genome has a window encoding:
- the LOC137980388 gene encoding uncharacterized protein produces MEILSVAAKVLRHITPTVLSKSVRIHGPNCTLLFDTLRLRFHFAAFDSQGNINLFKMKLWFVAATLFSAALPAVLSLKCYKCSSPESWDKCEGESTTCPALLADQCVKVYFKLGPVETFSKSCGSDASCIQETNPLCKDASGSFECKIDCCKGDLCNAGTATRISGILLLSCALASLMIIFKA; encoded by the exons GTGCTTAGTAAGAGCGTAAGGATTCACGGCCCCAATTGCACCCTCCTCTTCGACACTTTGAGACTACGCTTCCACTTTGCAGCTTTTGACTCTCAAGGAAACATCAACCTCTTCAAGATGAAGCTGTGGTTCGTTGCTGCCACACTTTTCTCCGCTGCGCTTCCAGCCG tgttgagTTTGAAGTGCTACAAATGCTCCAGTCCCGAGTCATGGGATAAATGCGAAGGAGAAAGCACGACCTGCCCGGCTCTGCTTGCTGATCAATGTGTTAAGGTTTATTTTAAACTTGGCCCAGTGGAAACGTTCTCCAAATCTTGTGGATCCGATGCTTCCTGCATACAGGAAACCAACCCTCTCTGTAAAGACGCCAGTGGATCGTTTGAGTGCAAAATCGACTGCTGCAAAGgtgacctctgcaatgctggCACAGCAACCCGCATCAGTGGTATTCTGTTACTGTCATGCGCCTTGGCCTCGCTGATGATCATTTTCAAAGCTTGA